Proteins found in one Methylobacter sp. S3L5C genomic segment:
- a CDS encoding Rha family transcriptional regulator: MNNVIALTEKKNEARVDSRLMAKNLGITHGAVLKTIDSYLDAFKNINPLRFEIDVVKRKQGGGTPTRYALLSEDQSYLLLTFSRNTKRVVELKINLVQAFGRFRRDQKTAVDYLPFYHDLHDAIKALTSYAQVNGSTTEARIYHLNYNNLINKACGIAGSQRQHLAVNTRVNVTNATAAVIAAIKRGIDSEVHYLEIYQMAKAATRAAVYIGNDNALTQVYLKAGPSL, translated from the coding sequence ATGAACAATGTTATAGCTTTAACCGAGAAAAAGAACGAGGCCAGAGTAGATAGTCGCTTAATGGCTAAAAATCTTGGCATTACTCATGGTGCTGTTTTAAAAACCATTGATTCATACCTTGATGCTTTTAAAAATATTAACCCACTCAGATTTGAAATCGATGTGGTTAAGCGTAAACAAGGCGGCGGTACTCCAACTCGTTATGCTTTGCTTAGTGAAGATCAAAGTTATTTGTTACTGACATTTTCGCGCAACACTAAGCGAGTGGTTGAGTTAAAAATCAACCTGGTGCAAGCCTTCGGAAGATTTAGACGTGACCAAAAAACCGCTGTTGATTACCTGCCTTTTTATCATGACTTACACGATGCCATTAAAGCCCTAACGTCATATGCTCAAGTTAATGGCAGTACCACCGAAGCCCGTATTTACCACCTGAATTACAACAATCTAATCAACAAAGCTTGTGGCATTGCCGGAAGCCAACGACAACATCTTGCAGTTAATACCCGTGTTAACGTTACCAACGCCACCGCCGCCGTGATTGCCGCCATTAAGCGCGGTATTGATTCAGAAGTTCATTACCTTGAAATTTATCAAATGGCTAAAGCAGCGACCAGGGCGGCTGTTTATATCGGTAACGATAACGCACTAACTCAGGTTTATTTAAAAGCGGGGCCGTCTTTATGA
- a CDS encoding AlpA family transcriptional regulator encodes MVKTIHQLPESGYLRLPQIIGNPKAIPPTPPLIPICRSSWLNGVKTGKYPKPVKLGERTTAWKVEDIRALIGQLGGAQ; translated from the coding sequence ATGGTTAAAACAATTCATCAACTCCCAGAATCGGGATATTTACGCTTACCCCAAATCATTGGCAACCCAAAGGCCATACCACCTACACCTCCACTTATCCCAATATGCAGAAGCTCATGGCTTAATGGCGTTAAAACGGGAAAATACCCAAAACCAGTAAAACTGGGAGAGCGAACAACCGCTTGGAAGGTTGAGGACATAAGAGCCTTAATTGGTCAATTGGGCGGCGCACAATGA
- a CDS encoding type II toxin-antitoxin system RelE/ParE family toxin, whose protein sequence is MHEFLKKLSTQSNPRATGKAFQGQLAGYWRYRVGDYRLICQIKDDELIILIIEIGHRKNIYH, encoded by the coding sequence ATCCACGAATTTTTAAAAAAACTATCAACTCAAAGTAACCCACGCGCCACAGGTAAAGCCTTTCAAGGTCAACTTGCTGGATATTGGCGTTACCGTGTCGGTGATTATCGGTTAATTTGTCAGATCAAAGACGATGAGCTAATTATTTTGATAATCGAAATCGGACACCGTAAAAATATTTACCACTAA
- a CDS encoding integrase arm-type DNA-binding domain-containing protein: MAKEILKDVTIRNAKATDKDQRLNDGEGLYIIIKSNGAKWWRFDYTFAGKRKTLSVGVYPATGLGDARRKAETTRANVSNGIDPSNTRKETKVAQQVAKENESRLDAGLTIINSFEHIAREWGEKKIDTWADKSNRSRRMLERNIFPWLGSKAITDILPMDILICLRLIEDRGTIETAHRTLQLCGQVFRYAVATGRIDRDITPDLRGALAPAKGGNFASITDPKEAALLLRAIDDYTGSFIVKSALQLAPLVFVRPGELRRAEWEHVDLDAKEWRYLVTKTQTPHIVPLSKQAIEILTNLRPLTGNGRFVFPSARTPNGSRAMSDVALLAALRRMGFDKTEMTVHGFRAMARTILDEVLGFRPDFIEHQLAHAVRDANGRSYNRTSHLPERHKMMQSWSDYLDGLKNGAQVIPFKKIV; this comes from the coding sequence ATGGCTAAAGAAATTCTAAAAGACGTTACTATTCGCAACGCAAAAGCCACCGACAAAGACCAGCGCCTAAATGATGGTGAAGGGCTTTACATCATTATTAAATCCAATGGCGCTAAATGGTGGAGATTCGACTATACCTTTGCTGGCAAGCGTAAAACTTTATCAGTAGGGGTTTATCCTGCCACTGGATTAGGCGATGCCAGACGCAAGGCCGAAACAACACGCGCCAATGTTTCAAACGGTATCGACCCCAGCAACACACGAAAAGAAACAAAAGTAGCTCAACAAGTAGCCAAAGAAAATGAAAGCCGCCTTGATGCAGGGCTAACCATCATCAATAGCTTTGAACATATCGCCCGTGAATGGGGAGAAAAGAAAATTGATACCTGGGCGGATAAAAGCAACCGTTCCAGACGGATGCTTGAAAGAAATATATTTCCATGGCTGGGTAGTAAGGCCATAACTGATATTTTGCCCATGGATATTTTGATATGCTTAAGGCTGATTGAAGATCGAGGCACTATTGAAACCGCACACAGAACCTTACAATTATGCGGGCAGGTTTTCCGGTACGCAGTTGCAACAGGTAGAATTGATAGAGATATAACGCCGGATTTACGCGGAGCATTGGCGCCGGCCAAAGGTGGTAATTTTGCATCTATTACAGACCCGAAAGAAGCCGCCCTACTATTACGAGCAATAGATGATTATACCGGCTCTTTTATCGTTAAATCCGCTTTACAGCTTGCGCCTTTGGTATTTGTTCGCCCTGGTGAGTTGAGGCGAGCCGAATGGGAGCATGTCGACCTTGACGCTAAAGAATGGCGTTATCTGGTAACCAAAACACAAACCCCTCACATCGTCCCATTATCCAAACAAGCCATTGAGATTTTAACCAACTTGCGCCCGCTTACCGGCAATGGGCGCTTTGTGTTTCCATCCGCAAGAACTCCAAACGGCTCAAGGGCAATGTCAGACGTTGCATTGTTGGCAGCATTACGGCGTATGGGCTTTGATAAAACAGAAATGACAGTACACGGATTTAGGGCAATGGCCAGAACCATACTTGATGAAGTGCTGGGCTTTCGACCTGATTTTATAGAGCATCAACTAGCCCACGCGGTAAGAGATGCAAACGGACGCAGTTATAACCGAACCTCACATTTACCAGAACGACATAAGATGATGCAATCATGGAGTGATTATCTGGACGGGTTAAAGAATGGCGCTCAAGTGATCCCGTTTAAAAAGATCGTGTAA
- a CDS encoding tyrosine-type recombinase/integrase, which translates to MSVKVTKSGKWQVEIDRKDIPRIRKSFAVKVDAEIFEREYLTKHLAIQKTSTDLRTLKELVDLWFRYHGINLSNNERVHATLLVMATELDNPRADSLSAEKFVNYRFKRLESGMSSKTFNNHHGYLSAMYNKLKKLKVIDYDNPIIDIDFLKIQERQLSYLSVNQITTLLTAIKSGCINQSTWYVVQICLRTGARWGEAERLCVKQLHNNSITYEFTKSKRTRTIPLDNLFYKQLLAFVGDKNPDDRIFINCIGAFRRSLPRADLILQKGQCTHILRHSFASHFIMNGGNILSLQKILGHADISMTMRYAHLAPGHLMDAIKLNPVA; encoded by the coding sequence GTGTCTGTAAAAGTTACTAAAAGCGGTAAGTGGCAAGTGGAAATCGACAGGAAGGATATTCCAAGAATTAGAAAGTCGTTTGCTGTCAAGGTCGATGCTGAAATATTTGAACGTGAGTACCTGACCAAACATCTGGCCATACAGAAAACATCAACTGATCTTCGCACGCTGAAAGAGTTGGTTGATTTGTGGTTTCGGTATCATGGAATTAATTTATCAAATAACGAACGGGTTCATGCGACCTTATTGGTCATGGCCACAGAACTTGATAATCCACGGGCCGATAGTTTATCGGCAGAGAAATTTGTTAATTATCGATTTAAAAGACTTGAATCGGGAATGAGTAGCAAGACTTTTAATAATCATCATGGCTATTTATCAGCCATGTACAACAAGCTAAAGAAATTAAAGGTTATTGATTACGATAATCCGATTATTGATATCGATTTCTTAAAAATACAGGAACGGCAACTGTCATATTTATCGGTCAATCAAATAACTACACTATTGACTGCAATAAAATCCGGTTGTATTAACCAGTCTACCTGGTATGTAGTGCAAATCTGTCTAAGAACCGGTGCCCGATGGGGAGAAGCAGAACGGCTGTGTGTTAAGCAGCTGCATAACAACTCTATAACCTATGAGTTTACCAAATCAAAGCGCACCCGCACCATTCCGCTGGATAATCTGTTTTATAAACAGCTATTGGCATTTGTCGGCGACAAGAACCCGGATGACAGGATTTTTATCAACTGCATTGGTGCTTTTAGAAGATCCCTACCAAGAGCTGACTTAATTCTTCAAAAAGGGCAGTGCACTCATATTCTGAGACATTCATTTGCCAGTCATTTTATTATGAATGGTGGCAATATATTGTCTCTGCAAAAAATTCTTGGCCATGCCGATATCAGTATGACGATGCGATACGCCCATCTTGCCCCCGGGCACTTAATGGATGCCATTAAATTAAATCCGGTAGCCTGA
- a CDS encoding helix-turn-helix transcriptional regulator, which translates to MKTITRGKIKSTNKSPEIERLIEFLNSRNMKAADLAATIDSAERTITNHIWNDTPLGGQILRELLLVHGVSINWLVSGVGSMYVKDSQVREDDYANNKDEEDRYKPLMKHFDTTDLNTLQDFWWLTAKSIEQSLMQSGAEPGADYSRMDLYTLAQPFVLERFKTANMDVSVYGE; encoded by the coding sequence GTGAAAACAATAACACGCGGTAAAATTAAGTCAACAAATAAATCTCCTGAAATAGAGAGATTAATTGAGTTTTTAAACTCTAGGAACATGAAGGCCGCAGATTTAGCGGCTACTATCGATTCTGCAGAGCGCACAATAACTAATCACATATGGAATGACACTCCACTTGGGGGGCAGATATTGCGGGAACTACTCCTTGTTCATGGGGTATCTATTAATTGGCTGGTATCTGGAGTAGGCAGCATGTATGTCAAAGACTCCCAGGTTAGGGAGGATGACTATGCTAATAATAAAGATGAGGAAGATCGGTATAAACCGTTAATGAAACATTTTGACACCACGGATCTAAATACCTTACAGGATTTCTGGTGGCTGACGGCCAAGTCAATTGAGCAGTCGTTAATGCAATCTGGTGCAGAACCGGGAGCAGACTATTCAAGAATGGATCTGTATACGCTCGCCCAACCGTTTGTGCTAGAGCGGTTTAAAACAGCCAATATGGATGTATCTGTTTACGGCGAGTAG
- a CDS encoding ORF6N domain-containing protein — translation MFNIIINDVEVPEIQFAQLRVLPFKLIDKIHGRPENTARKRFNDNKQYFVENEDYFSLSASDFRTLIWEKFGFEPKSNSGTLITESGYLLLVKSFTDNLAWTIQKELVRGYFRSKVDPVEFKFSDWDKNRQRISAIAQQLPTIKDALSLKLLWGELQDRCAIAGIPAPDFKLVGKDYRQQSLPGFNVKTLDS, via the coding sequence ATGTTTAATATCATCATTAATGACGTTGAAGTCCCAGAAATACAATTCGCCCAATTGCGCGTGTTACCGTTCAAACTGATCGATAAAATTCACGGTCGGCCTGAAAATACCGCACGAAAAAGGTTCAACGATAACAAACAATATTTCGTCGAAAACGAAGACTATTTTTCATTATCAGCGTCCGATTTTCGGACGCTGATATGGGAAAAATTCGGTTTTGAACCCAAGTCAAACAGCGGAACTTTAATCACCGAATCCGGCTATTTATTGTTGGTAAAAAGTTTCACAGACAATTTAGCCTGGACCATCCAAAAAGAATTAGTACGCGGTTATTTCCGTAGCAAAGTTGATCCGGTCGAATTCAAGTTTTCCGACTGGGATAAAAACCGGCAGCGCATTTCTGCCATTGCCCAGCAATTGCCGACCATTAAAGATGCCCTGTCATTAAAACTGCTCTGGGGCGAACTGCAAGACCGTTGCGCCATTGCCGGTATCCCTGCCCCCGACTTTAAACTGGTCGGCAAAGATTACCGTCAGCAGTCACTACCTGGATTTAATGTTAAAACCTTGGACTCCTAA
- a CDS encoding BRO family protein — protein MNPLLNTLVNPFQFVEQNVRTAIDDQHQVWFCAKDVCLILEITWSGPTLQNIPEDWVTMLKLNTVTGDKDAVFINTSGLFRLVLRSNKPNAETFSKWVCGEVLPEIWRTGYCEAYDIEFKVFVGGDL, from the coding sequence ATGAATCCGTTATTAAATACCCTGGTAAACCCGTTTCAGTTTGTTGAGCAGAATGTTCGTACTGCTATTGATGATCAACATCAAGTCTGGTTTTGCGCCAAAGATGTTTGCTTAATTCTTGAAATAACTTGGTCAGGTCCAACCCTTCAAAACATCCCTGAAGACTGGGTAACCATGTTAAAACTTAACACAGTTACTGGCGACAAAGATGCCGTTTTTATTAATACCAGTGGTCTGTTTAGACTGGTTCTGCGTTCAAATAAACCCAATGCTGAAACCTTTTCAAAATGGGTCTGCGGTGAAGTCTTGCCGGAAATATGGCGTACCGGCTATTGTGAAGCCTATGACATAGAGTTTAAGGTTTTTGTCGGCGGTGATTTATGA
- a CDS encoding toprim domain-containing protein: MMIDLNPQIITRLINEFQFKTRGDHLREGVCPACGKKTLWTWIAKPGMVQCNRTNECTWQATSKDLFPELFANLNKTYPATEANPHQTADVYLQLLRGINPTLIAGWYEQGKYWHPTGNRGTATVRFYLDSERTMMWERLIDDVIITGDDGSQETRNKNFKGHFRGHWWQPPGFTIADNDEVYWCEGILDAIALNLAGVKAVAIMSSGTFPSESIKPYLGKHIKWVIALDNDATGRRCMKKHVHKLREMGEQVGAALSSDIEEKSDWNDLHKAQKLSEKDMLHYRYLGRLELAKNHVEKALAQWKYNKKTTYFVYLFGNSTYSFSIDVNEFEKSKAKILETSPETGLKAERQAFTHATKIKEIATFKMDFLYFQQPDNGEDGQYFFRFNFSNHAAEVQLPFGGKTFGGAGDFKKAIMHKTPSALFTGTTKELDTMYQQWMGRIPKIVKTLDYVGYDSNTGAYVYLDHAVEAGQLIKLNKESFFQLKKTGIKTTVDIKQKLNTKLVADFLPDYQSAFGIGGMVALSWWLGTLVVEQVRENHRSYPFFEVVGEAGSGKSDMVDFLWKLLGREGESFNPNSSTLAGRTRKMAEVSNLPVVFNETDNEKVAEDRHMKAFNWDEQKDLFDGEFGRVTGVKSQDNSTKKPVFKAALMIVQNIPVAASEAIMSRIVHLQFDRTHHSLAGKHASDRLNMLPTLDVSGFLLHSVQRAEAILKRFDERFNHHKQALQGNTKIKLQRIIENHAKIMAFADCLSLVLPVSDATIADVHRALIVMAETRQESLNEEHPIVQQFWATFDYLNSKPFYLPNGDTALAENQINHSNNPDIEVAVNLVHFGQMCREHKIEVIDDKLLRRHLIASQKRQYLRNEPIRSRLEGRTIRCWIFKR, from the coding sequence ATGATGATTGACCTTAACCCTCAGATCATTACCCGCCTGATCAATGAGTTTCAGTTTAAAACCCGTGGTGATCACCTCCGTGAGGGGGTGTGTCCTGCTTGTGGCAAGAAAACCTTGTGGACGTGGATAGCCAAGCCAGGCATGGTGCAATGTAACCGTACCAATGAATGCACTTGGCAGGCAACCAGCAAAGATTTGTTTCCTGAACTATTTGCCAACTTAAATAAAACTTATCCGGCAACAGAAGCTAACCCACATCAAACCGCTGATGTGTACCTGCAGTTACTACGTGGTATAAATCCTACGTTAATAGCGGGATGGTATGAACAAGGCAAATACTGGCATCCAACCGGTAATCGGGGTACGGCTACCGTGCGGTTTTATCTGGATAGTGAACGCACCATGATGTGGGAGCGCCTGATTGATGACGTGATTATCACCGGTGATGATGGCAGTCAGGAAACCCGCAACAAAAATTTTAAAGGTCATTTTCGCGGTCATTGGTGGCAACCACCGGGGTTTACTATTGCCGACAATGACGAAGTTTACTGGTGTGAAGGCATTCTTGATGCCATTGCCTTAAATCTTGCCGGGGTTAAAGCCGTTGCAATTATGTCCAGTGGTACTTTTCCCTCTGAATCTATCAAGCCGTACCTGGGAAAACATATAAAGTGGGTTATTGCTCTGGATAATGATGCCACCGGCCGTCGATGTATGAAAAAGCATGTGCATAAACTGCGGGAAATGGGCGAACAGGTCGGAGCAGCCTTATCGAGTGACATAGAGGAAAAATCAGACTGGAATGATCTGCACAAAGCGCAGAAATTGAGCGAAAAAGACATGTTGCACTATCGCTATCTTGGTCGCCTTGAGTTGGCAAAAAATCATGTTGAAAAAGCCCTGGCACAGTGGAAATACAACAAAAAAACGACCTACTTTGTGTATTTGTTTGGTAACAGCACTTATTCATTTTCAATTGATGTAAACGAATTTGAAAAATCCAAAGCAAAGATTCTTGAAACCAGCCCGGAAACCGGCTTAAAAGCCGAGCGCCAAGCCTTTACCCATGCGACAAAGATAAAAGAAATTGCTACATTTAAAATGGATTTCTTGTATTTTCAGCAACCGGATAACGGTGAAGACGGGCAGTATTTTTTCAGATTTAATTTTAGTAATCATGCTGCTGAAGTGCAGCTGCCGTTTGGTGGCAAAACTTTTGGCGGGGCCGGTGACTTTAAAAAAGCCATCATGCATAAAACCCCTTCAGCACTATTTACCGGTACGACTAAGGAGCTGGACACTATGTATCAACAATGGATGGGGCGTATCCCCAAGATCGTTAAAACGTTGGATTATGTCGGTTACGATAGCAATACCGGCGCCTATGTATATCTTGATCATGCTGTTGAAGCCGGGCAGTTGATTAAATTAAACAAGGAATCCTTTTTTCAGTTGAAAAAAACCGGTATTAAAACCACCGTCGATATCAAACAAAAACTCAATACCAAATTAGTTGCCGATTTTCTTCCGGATTACCAATCGGCCTTTGGCATTGGTGGTATGGTCGCATTAAGTTGGTGGTTGGGTACGTTAGTAGTTGAGCAAGTCCGCGAAAATCATCGTAGTTATCCCTTCTTTGAAGTCGTTGGTGAAGCTGGCTCCGGTAAATCAGACATGGTCGATTTTTTGTGGAAACTGTTGGGCCGTGAGGGTGAGTCCTTTAACCCGAACAGTTCTACATTGGCAGGTCGCACCCGCAAGATGGCCGAAGTATCCAACCTGCCCGTCGTGTTTAACGAAACTGATAATGAAAAAGTCGCCGAAGATCGGCACATGAAAGCCTTTAATTGGGATGAGCAAAAAGATCTTTTCGACGGTGAGTTTGGTCGCGTTACCGGTGTTAAATCACAAGATAACAGTACCAAAAAGCCGGTATTTAAAGCGGCATTAATGATCGTTCAGAATATTCCGGTAGCTGCTTCAGAAGCAATCATGAGTCGTATTGTGCATTTGCAATTTGATCGTACCCACCATTCACTCGCCGGTAAACATGCCTCAGACCGTTTGAATATGTTACCCACGCTGGATGTGTCCGGTTTTTTACTGCATAGCGTACAACGTGCCGAGGCTATTTTGAAACGCTTTGACGAGCGATTTAATCATCACAAGCAAGCGCTGCAAGGCAATACTAAAATAAAGTTACAACGTATTATCGAGAACCACGCCAAAATAATGGCGTTTGCTGATTGCCTGTCATTAGTATTGCCGGTATCGGATGCCACTATTGCTGACGTACACCGAGCCCTGATCGTGATGGCTGAAACCCGTCAAGAATCATTAAACGAAGAACATCCTATCGTTCAACAATTTTGGGCAACCTTTGATTACCTTAATTCAAAGCCGTTTTATCTACCCAATGGTGATACGGCATTGGCTGAAAACCAGATCAATCACAGTAATAATCCGGATATTGAAGTCGCCGTTAACCTGGTTCACTTCGGTCAGATGTGCCGAGAACATAAAATCGAAGTCATCGACGATAAATTATTACGACGTCATTTGATAGCCAGCCAAAAACGCCAGTATTTACGCAATGAACCCATACGGTCAAGGCTTGAAGGCCGGACAATCCGGTGTTGGATTTTTAAACGTTAA
- a CDS encoding BrnA antitoxin family protein yields the protein MNGSKTNLMNREQILDAMKTPPSDGYYVWDGVNEDDRPATMEELRAGIALSRSRGRPVGSDKTQIALRVDKCVLEAFRSTGKGWQTRMNEALKEWLKEHAV from the coding sequence ATGAATGGCTCGAAAACAAATTTAATGAATCGTGAACAAATTCTTGATGCCATGAAAACACCCCCATCTGATGGGTATTACGTTTGGGATGGTGTTAATGAAGATGACCGCCCGGCGACTATGGAAGAATTACGCGCCGGTATTGCCTTGTCGCGTAGCCGTGGCCGTCCAGTCGGTTCCGATAAAACACAGATTGCCTTACGTGTTGATAAGTGTGTGCTGGAGGCTTTCCGATCAACCGGAAAGGGCTGGCAAACCCGCATGAACGAAGCCTTAAAAGAATGGCTTAAAGAACATGCGGTATAG
- a CDS encoding BrnT family toxin, whose product MKTKLTWDDTKRQSNLSKHGLDFADAGEVLESRYRFDVRVIRNGEQRLQSFSYVMNRLAVLSLVHLDRNNTVRVVSFRTASQLESEMYYEWLENKFNES is encoded by the coding sequence ATGAAAACAAAACTTACTTGGGATGATACTAAACGGCAATCGAACCTTAGCAAACACGGGCTTGATTTCGCCGATGCCGGGGAAGTCCTTGAATCGCGTTATCGTTTTGATGTCAGGGTAATACGGAATGGAGAGCAGCGCCTTCAGTCCTTTTCGTATGTAATGAACCGGTTGGCAGTTTTGTCACTGGTGCATTTGGATCGTAACAACACGGTGCGGGTCGTCAGCTTTCGGACGGCAAGCCAATTAGAATCGGAGATGTATTATGAATGGCTCGAAAACAAATTTAATGAATCGTGA
- a CDS encoding BRO family protein, whose translation MNTQLKTLANPFQFEALDVRTAVDDNNDVWFCAKDVCEVLDITWNGSTLENMPEDWKLMLKLRTSYGEKDTNFINEAGLFFLIFRSNKPKAKEFSNWVLSEVLPAIRKHGFYGVLPPKDYLAVIKQISQLTEQLTATKNAFTYQLLVNPLRNLCNMAGHPMPELKLISQQLDQLDLFSTEGGEA comes from the coding sequence ATGAACACTCAATTAAAAACCCTCGCCAACCCTTTTCAGTTTGAAGCACTTGATGTGCGTACCGCTGTCGATGACAACAATGATGTGTGGTTTTGCGCCAAAGATGTCTGTGAAGTTTTAGACATTACTTGGAACGGAAGCACCCTTGAAAACATGCCTGAAGACTGGAAGCTTATGCTGAAACTCCGCACCAGCTATGGCGAAAAGGATACCAATTTCATCAACGAAGCCGGTCTGTTTTTTCTGATCTTCCGCTCCAACAAACCCAAAGCCAAAGAGTTTTCCAACTGGGTGTTAAGCGAAGTCCTGCCAGCTATCCGCAAGCATGGTTTTTATGGCGTATTGCCGCCCAAAGATTATCTGGCCGTCATTAAGCAGATTTCCCAACTCACCGAGCAACTGACCGCCACCAAAAACGCCTTTACCTATCAGCTGCTGGTTAATCCCTTGCGTAATCTCTGCAACATGGCCGGTCATCCGATGCCTGAACTTAAGCTGATCAGTCAGCAACTCGATCAGCTGGATTTGTTTAGCACTGAAGGCGGTGAAGCATGA
- a CDS encoding ogr/Delta-like zinc finger family protein, giving the protein MAKTPWRKRMRVVCPHCKSKSLITSTNQLSDAVKDLYCICTNAKDCGASFVFTLAYKHDLNPPQRTTLQIAATLINNLQPEQRKRLQVDMFG; this is encoded by the coding sequence ATGGCAAAAACCCCTTGGAGAAAGCGAATGCGTGTTGTTTGTCCTCATTGTAAAAGTAAATCCTTGATTACCTCGACTAATCAACTCAGTGATGCAGTCAAAGATTTATACTGTATCTGTACTAATGCCAAAGACTGTGGCGCATCGTTCGTATTTACCTTAGCTTACAAGCACGACCTCAACCCGCCGCAAAGAACCACGCTACAAATCGCCGCAACCCTGATTAACAACCTGCAGCCGGAACAACGTAAACGATTGCAGGTTGATATGTTTGGTTAA
- a CDS encoding phage portal protein has protein sequence MINRLNSYQGKQLAATVPSKAHAFTFGDPEPILTSNTTDYLGTYLDISGDYYRPPICFTGMANLMGANPYHGTILHFKKNMILKWFQPSALLSRNDMKISALNYVVTGNCYLQKLTNRFGKVTQLKSLPALTMRRAKQPDSYIKLLSSLDKTDFLTNKIEFKPGEVIHLMEPELKQSIYGLPEYLGGIQSALLSEEATLFHRKYYINGAHMGYILVTNDADLDDEDAKKISQQVSQSKGPGNFRSLYLNIGKSSAKEPVQIIPVGDIGTKDEFEKIKNITEREMLSMHRMQPGLSGIIPQNVAGFGDLEKVMRVYHELEISAMQQHFLALNELLGEEVVKFNTPVWTV, from the coding sequence ATGATTAATCGATTAAACAGCTATCAAGGCAAACAATTGGCGGCTACTGTGCCAAGTAAAGCCCATGCCTTTACCTTTGGTGATCCTGAGCCGATATTAACCAGTAATACAACCGATTATTTAGGTACCTATCTGGATATTTCCGGCGATTATTACCGGCCGCCAATTTGCTTTACCGGCATGGCCAACCTGATGGGAGCCAATCCCTATCACGGTACCATTCTGCATTTTAAGAAGAACATGATCTTAAAATGGTTTCAACCATCGGCCTTGTTAAGTCGTAATGACATGAAGATAAGCGCCTTAAATTATGTCGTAACGGGTAATTGTTATTTGCAAAAGCTGACAAACCGCTTTGGTAAAGTGACTCAGTTAAAAAGCTTGCCAGCCTTGACCATGCGTCGAGCAAAACAACCGGATAGTTATATAAAACTGTTATCGTCATTGGATAAAACTGATTTTTTAACCAACAAAATAGAGTTTAAACCCGGTGAGGTCATTCATTTAATGGAGCCGGAACTTAAACAATCCATCTATGGACTGCCGGAGTACTTGGGCGGTATACAATCAGCCCTGCTTAGCGAAGAGGCCACGTTGTTTCATCGCAAGTATTACATTAACGGCGCGCACATGGGTTATATATTGGTCACCAATGACGCTGATCTTGATGATGAAGATGCAAAAAAAATTAGCCAACAGGTATCTCAGTCGAAAGGCCCGGGCAATTTTCGTTCATTATATTTAAATATCGGTAAATCCTCTGCGAAAGAGCCAGTACAAATTATTCCCGTTGGCGATATCGGTACCAAGGACGAATTTGAGAAGATTAAAAATATTACCGAACGGGAAATGCTCTCAATGCACCGTATGCAGCCCGGGTTGTCGGGGATTATTCCACAAAATGTGGCGGGGTTCGGTGATTTGGAAAAAGTAATGCGGGTTTATCATGAATTGGAAATAAGCGCCATGCAGCAACATTTTTTAGCGTTGAATGAACTGCTTGGTGAAGAAGTGGTTAAATTTAATACGCCAGTATGGACGGTGTAA